A genomic window from Candidatus Dormiibacterota bacterium includes:
- a CDS encoding DUF1326 domain-containing protein, translated as AMKRLALGIAAVVFSTAIVSAGAPASGGVAPSWNMNATIIEACSCPMFCQCYFNTSPSGEHGSHGEGGHYCRFNNAFKVNRGSFGSVKLDNAKFWVSGDLGGDFSQGMMDWAIVTFDRATSKEQRDAIATILGSVYPVKWNSLTTAEGDMTWTAGKDEARALLDGGKTAEVALKRFAGMTDEPVVIKNLKYWGVPRNDGFVMMPNTVEAYRVGNKPFEYKGTNGFMITIDTASKDTAPAAKKTGK; from the coding sequence CCGCCATGAAGAGACTCGCTCTTGGAATTGCCGCCGTTGTCTTTTCGACCGCCATCGTGTCCGCGGGCGCGCCCGCGAGCGGAGGGGTAGCGCCCTCCTGGAACATGAACGCCACGATCATCGAGGCCTGCTCCTGCCCGATGTTCTGCCAGTGCTACTTCAACACTTCACCTTCCGGCGAGCACGGGAGTCATGGCGAGGGAGGGCACTACTGCCGGTTCAACAACGCGTTCAAGGTCAACCGCGGGAGCTTCGGGAGCGTGAAGCTCGACAACGCCAAGTTCTGGGTGTCCGGGGATCTGGGGGGCGATTTCTCCCAGGGGATGATGGACTGGGCGATCGTCACCTTCGACCGGGCGACCTCCAAGGAGCAGCGCGACGCCATCGCCACGATCCTCGGTTCGGTCTACCCGGTGAAGTGGAACTCGCTGACCACGGCCGAGGGGGACATGACCTGGACGGCGGGCAAGGACGAGGCTCGCGCCCTCCTGGACGGCGGCAAGACGGCGGAGGTGGCGCTCAAGCGCTTCGCCGGGATGACCGATGAGCCGGTGGTGATCAAGAACCTCAAGTACTGGGGCGTTCCGCGCAATGACGGCTTCGTGATGATGCCGAACACGGTCGAGGCCTACCGGGTCGGCAACAAGCCGTTCGAGTACAAGGGCACGAACGGCTTCATGATCACCATCGACACCGCGTCCAAAGACACGGCGCCGGCCGCCAAGAAGACCGGGAAGTAG